The following coding sequences are from one uncultured Methanobrevibacter sp. window:
- a CDS encoding protein-ADP-ribose hydrolase: MKEFDKNIEINFLINELISTNERIDNDMEIPNDYEEKRKLLRALMNIQTPVQLSDEFYEIQDQILSEETNTKDLISCMDINPISQNHDGIDSKIALWQGDITCLKVDAIVNAANGQMLGCFIPLHNCIDNQIHSAAGFQLRMDCYKIMQEQGHEEENGNAKITSAYNLPSKYVIHTVGPAIANGREPNEREIKELESCYESCLELADEYGLKSIAFCSISTGVFNFPKDQASKLAIETVRNYLKNNPKTSIERVIFNTFSDEATEIYRKNLK, encoded by the coding sequence ATGAAAGAATTTGATAAAAACATTGAAATAAATTTTCTCATAAATGAATTGATTTCCACCAACGAAAGAATAGATAATGATATGGAAATCCCTAATGACTACGAAGAGAAAAGAAAATTGCTTAGAGCATTGATGAATATACAAACTCCAGTTCAATTAAGTGATGAATTTTATGAGATACAAGACCAAATCCTCAGTGAAGAAACAAATACTAAGGATTTGATTTCATGTATGGACATAAATCCGATTAGCCAGAATCATGATGGGATAGACTCAAAAATAGCATTGTGGCAAGGAGACATAACTTGCCTTAAGGTGGATGCAATTGTAAATGCTGCAAATGGACAAATGTTAGGTTGCTTCATTCCACTGCACAACTGCATTGACAATCAGATTCATTCAGCTGCAGGATTCCAGTTAAGAATGGACTGCTATAAAATCATGCAAGAGCAAGGACATGAAGAGGAAAACGGAAATGCAAAAATCACCTCTGCTTATAATCTCCCTTCAAAATATGTCATTCATACTGTAGGCCCTGCAATTGCCAATGGACGGGAACCTAATGAAAGGGAAATAAAGGAACTTGAAAGCTGTTATGAATCCTGTTTAGAGCTTGCAGATGAATATGGCTTAAAATCAATAGCTTTTTGTTCAATATCCACCGGAGTCTTTAACTTCCCAAAAGACCAAGCATCCAAATTAGCTATTGAAACTGTAAGGAACTATTTAAAAAATAATCCAAAAACAAGCATTGAACGGGTAATCTTCAATACATTTTCAGATGAAGCTACAGAAATCTATAGGAAAAACCTAAAATAG
- the dph5 gene encoding diphthine synthase: MFYLVGLGLFDEKDISLKGVEALKKVDKVYAEFFTSRLFGSNFEKIESIIGKEIIVLDRTQVEEESIFLKEAKDMDVALITGGDPLIATTHSDFLVECARKCIDFEVIHGSSILSSAPAISGLQAYKFGKVTTIPFPDLEYNYFPKSPYMGIEENLKMDMHTLVLLDIQAHKDKYMTVNEGLKNLMTIKENLDHEGLVNEDTLAIGIARVGSKDNLVKAGYIKDLIDFDFGGPLHCIVIPSKLHIVEAEYLVEVAGAPKEILDDI, from the coding sequence ATGTTTTATTTGGTTGGTTTAGGATTATTCGATGAAAAGGACATATCTTTAAAAGGTGTGGAAGCATTAAAAAAAGTGGATAAGGTTTATGCTGAATTTTTCACTTCACGCTTATTTGGCTCTAATTTTGAAAAGATAGAATCAATTATTGGAAAGGAAATCATTGTTCTTGACCGGACTCAAGTGGAAGAGGAGTCAATTTTCTTAAAGGAAGCAAAAGATATGGATGTTGCATTGATTACTGGTGGAGATCCTTTAATCGCTACAACACACTCTGATTTTCTAGTGGAATGTGCAAGAAAATGCATTGATTTTGAAGTAATTCACGGATCAAGCATTTTATCTTCAGCACCAGCTATTTCAGGCCTTCAGGCATATAAGTTCGGTAAGGTCACAACTATTCCATTTCCTGATTTGGAGTATAACTATTTCCCTAAATCCCCTTATATGGGTATTGAAGAGAACTTAAAGATGGATATGCACACCTTGGTTCTATTGGATATTCAAGCTCATAAGGATAAGTACATGACTGTAAATGAAGGATTAAAGAATTTGATGACAATCAAGGAAAATCTTGATCATGAAGGACTAGTTAATGAAGACACTTTAGCTATTGGAATTGCAAGAGTCGGATCTAAGGATAATCTTGTAAAGGCAGGATATATTAAGGACTTGATTGATTTTGATTTTGGCGGTCCTCTTCATTGCATAGTTATTCCTTCTAAATTGCATATTGTTGAAGCGGAATACTTGGTGGAAGTTGCTGGAGCTCCAAAAGAAATTCTTGATGATATCTAA
- a CDS encoding M48 family metalloprotease: MAKDQRSSLNPFTGKSHFDIVNDDKFLEDSYRQYYGMVQQAQVLDNAPEGQLVRAVAVRLIKAVEAYLTQIGRMDYIQDYYDWDVHLLADKTVNAFCMPGGKIVMFSGILSIANTEERIAFILGHEMAHALLDHSRTRASVESAKNTVATAGYLGSFILDVFGLGAIGDITRASINAANIGSDFLFVKPFGRDQELEADRLGMLIIHWAGYDIKQIPAFWESMSQRGGNNFEFFSTHPSDEKRIANMKALIAEIDSDKDFTKGPVIGDAKPTAEYGKANPAAPIASKANVCPKCGTQIDPGDNFCTNCGQKIQ, from the coding sequence ATGGCAAAAGATCAAAGAAGCAGTTTAAACCCATTCACTGGCAAAAGTCATTTTGATATAGTAAATGATGATAAGTTTCTAGAGGATTCCTACAGGCAATATTACGGTATGGTCCAACAGGCTCAAGTTCTTGACAATGCTCCTGAAGGCCAATTGGTTAGGGCAGTTGCTGTAAGATTGATTAAGGCAGTGGAAGCATATCTTACACAAATTGGCAGAATGGACTATATTCAAGATTATTATGATTGGGACGTGCATTTATTGGCTGATAAAACCGTAAACGCATTTTGTATGCCTGGTGGAAAAATAGTGATGTTTTCAGGTATTCTTTCAATTGCAAATACCGAAGAGAGAATAGCTTTCATTTTAGGTCACGAAATGGCGCATGCATTGCTTGACCATTCAAGAACCCGTGCAAGTGTAGAAAGTGCTAAAAACACTGTTGCTACTGCCGGTTACTTAGGAAGTTTCATTCTAGATGTATTTGGTTTAGGTGCAATAGGTGACATTACAAGAGCATCAATCAATGCTGCAAACATTGGGTCTGACTTTTTATTCGTAAAGCCATTTGGAAGAGACCAAGAATTGGAAGCAGACAGATTAGGCATGTTGATTATTCATTGGGCCGGTTATGACATCAAACAAATCCCCGCATTTTGGGAAAGTATGAGTCAAAGAGGAGGAAATAATTTTGAATTCTTCTCAACACACCCATCTGATGAAAAAAGGATTGCAAACATGAAAGCTTTAATCGCTGAGATTGACAGTGATAAGGATTTCACTAAAGGCCCTGTAATTGGTGATGCTAAACCTACAGCAGAATACGGTAAAGCAAATCCTGCTGCCCCTATTGCTTCAAAAGCTAATGTATGTCCGAAATGTGGAACTCAAATTGATCCTGGAGACAATTTCTGTACCAATTGCGGTCAAAAGATTCAATAA
- a CDS encoding aldo/keto reductase produces MKNMGFGMMRLPQLDENDFSSVDFEQVKKMADVYMENGFNYFDTAYAYHDGASEVALRKAVVERYPRDSFVIADKMPTFLITEESQVEPIFKEQLERCGVDYFDYYMIHNVSSFSEAGWKYVDTFGFCKKMKDEGKIKKLGLSTHANAEFLDNILKEHPEMEFVQLQINYLDWENDGVESRKCVEVAHKYGLPIIVMEPLKGGFLADLPEEAEKKLKEYNPDESPVSWALRYVAGIDGVFMVLSGASSLEQMEENIGFMDDYKPLNEEEHKIIEDVTEIINSNIAIPCTKCNYCISSCPSNIMIPKLFDLYNNEKIQGLKVGEFTAVGNAYRNYSCLEGVGIASDCTGCEACMKECPQQLDIASLMPEVAKTFETEVYGFTKDE; encoded by the coding sequence ATGAAGAATATGGGATTTGGAATGATGAGATTGCCGCAGCTTGATGAAAATGATTTCTCAAGTGTAGATTTTGAACAAGTTAAGAAGATGGCTGACGTTTATATGGAAAATGGTTTCAATTACTTTGATACCGCTTATGCTTATCATGATGGAGCAAGCGAAGTCGCTTTAAGAAAAGCGGTTGTCGAACGTTATCCAAGAGACTCATTTGTAATTGCAGACAAGATGCCGACTTTCTTAATCACTGAAGAGTCTCAAGTGGAACCGATTTTCAAGGAACAATTGGAACGTTGCGGTGTAGATTACTTTGATTATTATATGATTCATAATGTAAGCAGCTTTTCTGAAGCGGGATGGAAATATGTTGACACCTTTGGTTTCTGTAAAAAGATGAAAGATGAAGGCAAAATCAAGAAGTTAGGTCTTTCCACTCATGCAAATGCAGAATTCCTGGACAATATATTGAAGGAACATCCTGAAATGGAATTTGTCCAATTGCAGATCAATTACCTTGATTGGGAAAATGATGGTGTGGAATCCAGAAAATGTGTTGAAGTTGCTCATAAGTATGGTTTGCCAATAATTGTTATGGAACCATTGAAAGGCGGATTCTTGGCAGATCTTCCTGAAGAAGCAGAGAAAAAGTTGAAAGAGTATAATCCTGATGAATCTCCAGTTTCTTGGGCATTGCGTTATGTAGCAGGAATCGATGGTGTGTTCATGGTATTGTCTGGTGCAAGCAGCTTGGAGCAAATGGAAGAAAACATCGGTTTCATGGATGACTACAAGCCACTTAATGAGGAAGAGCATAAGATCATTGAGGACGTTACTGAAATTATTAACAGTAACATTGCAATCCCTTGTACTAAGTGTAATTACTGCATTAGTTCTTGTCCTTCAAATATCATGATTCCTAAATTGTTTGACTTGTATAACAACGAGAAGATTCAAGGTTTAAAGGTTGGTGAATTCACTGCAGTTGGTAATGCGTATAGGAACTATTCCTGTTTGGAAGGGGTAGGTATTGCTTCTGACTGCACTGGCTGTGAAGCATGCATGAAGGAATGCCCACAACAGCTTGACATTGCAAGCTTAATGCCAGAAGTTGCTAAAACCTTTGAAACAGAAGTGTACGGATTTACTAAAGATGAATGA
- a CDS encoding DUF169 domain-containing protein has translation MEFNIVKELNGQFNPIVLIKADLKPEDALAPKAGKGGCVMSLVGQTIAKRKVTAFGRENITCGGVSAGFGWGTGFKTDEDRAFQATFLSLGTESAKDKEAFLHRLSFMPKPTQEMFKKGERIFSDFDTAYENIKNRPLYDEGEYVVFKPIELLEEGEVPDSVVFTLNTMELSAILQLNGSFRTESAHIMTPQASACQAIGAFTFEQNDSDDPVPVLSPLDFAARAHMRRLIPDEYMNLSMPWKLFLKLEELSKRSVFQTHFWDDFGNK, from the coding sequence ATGGAATTCAATATTGTAAAGGAATTAAATGGTCAATTTAATCCTATTGTCTTAATCAAAGCTGATTTAAAGCCAGAGGATGCATTGGCTCCTAAAGCAGGTAAGGGCGGTTGTGTAATGTCTCTTGTTGGACAAACAATTGCAAAGAGAAAAGTCACTGCTTTTGGTCGTGAAAACATAACTTGCGGAGGAGTTTCTGCAGGATTCGGTTGGGGAACTGGATTCAAGACAGATGAAGACAGAGCATTTCAAGCTACATTTTTATCATTAGGTACAGAATCAGCTAAGGATAAGGAAGCATTTCTTCATAGGTTAAGCTTCATGCCAAAGCCAACTCAAGAAATGTTTAAGAAAGGGGAAAGGATCTTTTCAGATTTTGATACAGCTTATGAAAACATCAAGAACAGGCCTTTATATGATGAAGGTGAATATGTTGTCTTTAAGCCAATAGAGCTTCTTGAAGAAGGAGAAGTTCCAGATTCTGTTGTATTTACATTAAACACTATGGAATTATCAGCAATTCTTCAATTGAACGGTTCATTCAGAACTGAAAGCGCCCATATAATGACTCCTCAGGCATCTGCATGCCAAGCTATTGGTGCATTCACTTTTGAGCAAAATGATAGTGATGATCCAGTGCCTGTTTTAAGTCCGCTTGACTTTGCAGCAAGAGCTCATATGAGAAGATTGATTCCAGATGAATACATGAACTTGTCCATGCCATGGAAACTGTTCCTAAAATTAGAGGAACTTAGTAAAAGAAGTGTTTTCCAAACTCATTTCTGGGATGATTTTGGAAATAAATAA
- a CDS encoding queuosine precursor transporter — MDLNFDFTEKRVILTVFFCMAFTIANLITVKIININFLGMETPAGVLIYPLVYILTNVIADVYGERVAQRTLVLGIAADVLFVFMTTLILFLPSPDFFTGDAALSFVFTQTPRILIASYISYLIGNLVNARLTTIVNEGKAYASGINLLVLAFSEFIDNFVFIGLAFVGVYSVVDILIMIITHWILSLIWTAIAQPFTTMTVRWAEKGKPAEA; from the coding sequence ATGGATTTAAATTTTGACTTTACAGAAAAAAGAGTAATACTCACAGTATTCTTCTGTATGGCTTTTACCATTGCAAACTTAATTACTGTTAAGATTATCAATATTAATTTCTTAGGTATGGAAACTCCTGCTGGAGTATTGATCTATCCTTTAGTATACATTTTAACTAATGTAATTGCTGATGTATACGGTGAAAGAGTAGCACAAAGAACCCTTGTATTAGGTATTGCTGCTGATGTATTATTCGTATTTATGACTACATTAATATTATTCTTGCCATCCCCAGATTTCTTTACTGGTGATGCAGCATTATCCTTTGTATTTACCCAAACCCCAAGAATTCTTATAGCTTCTTACATCAGTTACTTAATCGGTAACTTGGTAAATGCAAGATTGACTACTATTGTAAATGAAGGAAAAGCTTACGCATCAGGAATAAACTTATTAGTTCTTGCTTTCAGTGAATTTATTGATAACTTCGTATTCATTGGATTGGCATTTGTTGGTGTTTACTCTGTTGTAGACATCTTAATAATGATCATCACTCACTGGATATTAAGTTTGATTTGGACTGCAATTGCTCAGCCATTCACTACCATGACTGTAAGATGGGCTGAAAAAGGAAAACCTGCTGAAGCTTAA
- a CDS encoding pyridoxamine 5'-phosphate oxidase family protein produces the protein MEEVIKFLTENPQQYLATTGLDGNAKVRPILFYFAENDKPYFCTSNQKPMYKELEANPNFEMTAATPEFQWIRIAGKVEFVDDLEIKQKVIEANELVKALYESGDNPIFEVFTISEGKATIADFSGEPPKVYEI, from the coding sequence ATGGAAGAAGTAATTAAATTCTTAACTGAAAACCCACAACAATATTTGGCAACTACCGGACTTGATGGAAATGCAAAAGTAAGGCCTATCCTATTCTACTTTGCAGAAAATGACAAACCATACTTCTGTACTAGCAATCAAAAGCCTATGTACAAAGAATTGGAAGCTAACCCTAACTTTGAAATGACTGCAGCAACCCCTGAATTCCAATGGATAAGAATTGCAGGAAAAGTTGAATTTGTAGATGATTTGGAAATCAAACAAAAGGTCATTGAAGCAAATGAACTTGTAAAAGCATTATATGAAAGTGGAGACAACCCAATCTTTGAAGTATTTACAATTAGTGAAGGTAAGGCAACAATTGCTGACTTCTCTGGAGAACCTCCAAAAGTTTATGAAATATAA
- a CDS encoding MATE family efflux transporter, whose protein sequence is MSDNIRNSQGVDAILGDPKKALWKMSIPLIISLLITSLYSVIDAIWVSGLGADALAGVGFVSPIFIALMGIGNGLGAGSASALSKYIGEENKQKADNGAIHTFFITVIISVITTILLLIFLKDILLGMGAGSTIDYAMDYGVILSFGSILVILSNALYGVLRGEGDASRTMYAMLFSSILNMILDPIFIYGLNLGVRGAAIATLISLLLVNVILFYWFYIKKNTYLKPFLSNYKFSKSISIDILKVGLPASLELINNALFAALFSLLLVVVASTDAVAVYSTGWRVVTIATTPIIAIATALISVVGANYGAKKYEEILVAHRYSMKIAILFGFIAAIVVYLFAPQIVSVFAYTGTSTRLAPQLIAFLSVIVIYFPTMGYGCTSTFVFQGTGNGITAMFQTILRETVFTLAFAILLAIVLGYGEYGAWWGIILGEIVVNTITMIWADLHIKKLIKSNSK, encoded by the coding sequence ATGAGTGATAATATAAGAAATTCTCAAGGAGTGGATGCCATACTAGGTGATCCTAAGAAGGCCTTATGGAAGATGTCCATTCCGCTTATAATTTCATTGCTTATCACAAGTCTTTATAGTGTAATCGATGCCATTTGGGTATCTGGCTTAGGTGCTGATGCTCTCGCAGGTGTTGGTTTTGTAAGCCCTATTTTCATTGCACTTATGGGAATTGGTAATGGTTTAGGTGCCGGTTCTGCATCCGCTTTATCAAAGTATATCGGTGAGGAAAATAAGCAAAAAGCAGATAATGGAGCCATTCACACTTTTTTTATTACAGTAATCATTTCAGTAATAACAACAATTTTGTTACTTATTTTCCTAAAGGATATTCTACTTGGAATGGGTGCAGGAAGCACAATTGATTATGCAATGGATTATGGGGTAATCCTATCCTTTGGTTCAATTCTTGTTATCTTATCAAATGCATTATATGGTGTTTTAAGAGGGGAAGGTGATGCAAGCAGGACAATGTATGCTATGCTATTTTCTTCAATTCTAAATATGATATTGGATCCGATTTTCATCTATGGCTTGAATTTAGGGGTAAGAGGTGCAGCTATTGCAACATTGATTTCTCTATTGCTTGTAAATGTCATTTTGTTTTACTGGTTCTACATTAAGAAAAACACTTACTTAAAGCCATTCTTATCCAATTACAAATTCAGCAAATCCATTTCAATTGATATCTTGAAAGTAGGTTTGCCTGCAAGTCTAGAACTTATAAACAATGCTTTATTTGCAGCATTGTTCTCACTTTTGCTTGTTGTTGTGGCTTCAACTGATGCTGTTGCAGTATATTCAACTGGCTGGAGAGTTGTGACCATTGCAACCACACCTATCATTGCAATAGCTACAGCATTGATATCAGTTGTGGGTGCAAATTATGGTGCTAAAAAGTATGAAGAGATTTTGGTGGCTCATAGGTATTCAATGAAAATAGCTATTCTATTTGGTTTCATAGCTGCCATAGTTGTTTATTTATTTGCTCCGCAGATAGTATCCGTGTTTGCATACACAGGCACAAGCACAAGATTGGCTCCACAGCTCATTGCATTCCTATCAGTGATAGTCATTTATTTCCCAACAATGGGTTATGGATGCACATCAACATTCGTTTTCCAAGGAACTGGGAATGGAATAACTGCAATGTTCCAGACAATCTTAAGGGAAACAGTTTTCACTCTTGCATTTGCAATACTTTTAGCTATTGTATTAGGTTATGGAGAATATGGTGCTTGGTGGGGAATAATCCTTGGAGAGATTGTTGTAAACACAATCACAATGATTTGGGCAGATTTGCATATTAAGAAATTGATAAAATCAAATAGTAAATAA
- a CDS encoding helix-turn-helix domain-containing protein yields the protein MRILISNLKGKELLDIAMKNRIEKLISVYTNYNETSLLDQYMMKENIKISTTSAIEASKQLTYIIRNSKEEGNEIFVATDGNFIGSILNFVANKEGADHIYYCFNDQAIQMPKLSINLSKTKMKILKTLEESEQTAILIGKNVGISRAMVYKHINSLMEDGLVGQTKQYEKYYLTNAGKMAII from the coding sequence ATGAGAATCTTAATATCAAACCTAAAGGGGAAAGAACTTTTAGACATAGCCATGAAAAACAGGATTGAAAAATTGATATCCGTATATACAAACTATAACGAAACCAGCTTGCTTGATCAGTACATGATGAAAGAAAACATTAAAATCAGCACAACAAGTGCTATTGAAGCTTCAAAGCAATTAACATACATAATAAGAAATTCAAAAGAAGAGGGAAATGAAATCTTTGTTGCAACTGATGGAAACTTCATAGGATCCATCTTAAACTTCGTTGCAAATAAGGAAGGTGCGGACCACATTTACTATTGCTTCAATGACCAAGCCATACAAATGCCAAAATTAAGCATAAACCTATCCAAAACAAAAATGAAAATTCTAAAAACCCTTGAAGAGTCCGAACAGACCGCTATTCTAATAGGAAAGAATGTTGGAATCTCAAGAGCTATGGTCTATAAACACATCAATAGCTTAATGGAAGATGGTTTGGTGGGACAGACAAAACAGTATGAAAAATATTACCTTACAAATGCAGGAAAGATGGCAATCATTTAA
- a CDS encoding sugar O-acetyltransferase, with amino-acid sequence MLELNELLDIFNEGDALVMDDEAADACNYYSIEAQKITCELNYNFHDFDERRELFSKLIGKELDDEFRVFTPFFTDFGKNIHLGKNVFINAGCKFQDQGGIYIGDDVLIGHNVVMATLNHDENPQNRANLIAAPIMIGNKVWIGSNATILPGVTIGDGAIIAAGAVVTKDVEECSIVAGIPAKFIRKVKTDE; translated from the coding sequence ATGTTAGAACTTAATGAATTATTGGATATTTTCAATGAGGGTGATGCATTGGTTATGGATGATGAAGCTGCTGATGCATGCAATTATTACAGCATTGAAGCTCAAAAGATCACTTGTGAATTAAATTATAATTTTCATGATTTTGATGAAAGGAGGGAACTCTTCTCTAAGCTAATCGGTAAGGAACTTGATGATGAATTTAGGGTTTTCACTCCATTTTTCACAGATTTCGGAAAGAACATTCACTTGGGCAAGAATGTATTTATCAATGCAGGATGCAAGTTCCAGGATCAAGGTGGAATCTATATTGGGGATGATGTATTGATTGGCCATAATGTTGTTATGGCTACCTTAAATCATGATGAAAATCCGCAGAATAGGGCTAATCTAATTGCAGCTCCCATCATGATTGGAAACAAGGTTTGGATAGGTTCAAATGCAACCATTTTGCCAGGAGTTACAATAGGTGATGGTGCAATCATTGCAGCTGGAGCAGTAGTGACAAAAGATGTTGAGGAATGTTCCATTGTTGCAGGAATCCCTGCTAAATTTATTAGAAAGGTTAAAACAGATGAATAA
- the gdhA gene encoding NADP-specific glutamate dehydrogenase: MSYVDEVIDLIVKENPDEPEFHQAVKEVLESLRVVIEENEEQYRKDALLERLVNPERQIKFRVPWVDDNGQVQVNTGYRVQFNSAIGPYKGGLRFHPSVNVGIIKFLGFEQIFKNSLTGLPIGGGKGGSNFDPKGKSDREVMAFCQSFMTELCKYIGADTDVPAGDIGVGGREIGYLFGQYKRLQGLYEGVLTGKGLTFGGSLARTEATGYGLLYFTNAMLKANDIDIAGKTIAVSGAGNVAIYAIQKAQQLGGNPVTCSDSTGWIYDPEGIDVELLKEVKEVRRERLTAYAEARPSAEYHEGKGVWTVKCDIALPCATQNELQLEDAKALVANGVTAVAEGANMPTTIEATEYLQENGVLFAPGKASNAGGVATSALEMSQNSQRLSWTFEEVDSRLQTIMENIFANVDAAAKDYGFEKNYVVGANIAGFLKVVDAMNAQGIV, translated from the coding sequence ATGTCCTATGTTGATGAAGTAATTGACTTAATAGTTAAAGAAAACCCTGATGAACCTGAGTTTCATCAAGCTGTAAAAGAAGTATTAGAATCTTTAAGAGTCGTAATCGAAGAAAATGAAGAACAATACAGAAAAGATGCACTTTTAGAAAGATTAGTCAACCCAGAAAGACAAATCAAATTTAGAGTCCCTTGGGTAGATGACAACGGTCAAGTACAAGTGAACACCGGTTACAGAGTACAATTCAACAGTGCGATTGGACCTTACAAAGGAGGTCTCCGTTTCCACCCTTCCGTAAATGTTGGTATTATTAAGTTCTTAGGATTTGAACAAATCTTCAAAAACTCCTTAACTGGCCTTCCAATTGGTGGAGGTAAAGGAGGATCCAACTTCGACCCTAAAGGAAAATCCGACAGAGAAGTTATGGCATTCTGTCAAAGCTTCATGACTGAACTCTGCAAATACATCGGTGCTGACACTGATGTTCCAGCTGGAGATATCGGTGTAGGTGGTAGAGAAATCGGTTACTTATTCGGTCAATACAAAAGACTTCAAGGATTATACGAAGGTGTGCTCACTGGTAAAGGATTAACCTTTGGAGGATCTCTCGCAAGAACTGAAGCAACTGGATATGGTTTATTATACTTCACTAACGCAATGTTAAAAGCAAATGACATTGATATTGCAGGAAAAACCATTGCAGTATCCGGTGCAGGTAACGTAGCTATTTACGCAATTCAAAAAGCTCAACAATTAGGCGGTAACCCTGTAACCTGTTCCGATTCCACCGGTTGGATTTACGACCCAGAAGGAATCGATGTAGAATTATTAAAAGAAGTCAAAGAAGTAAGACGTGAAAGATTAACTGCATATGCTGAAGCAAGACCATCCGCAGAATACCACGAAGGTAAAGGTGTATGGACTGTAAAATGTGATATCGCTCTTCCATGTGCTACTCAAAACGAATTACAATTAGAAGATGCTAAAGCTTTAGTTGCTAATGGAGTAACTGCAGTTGCTGAAGGTGCAAACATGCCTACCACTATTGAAGCAACCGAATACTTACAAGAAAATGGTGTATTATTCGCACCAGGTAAAGCTTCCAATGCTGGTGGAGTAGCTACTTCTGCATTAGAAATGTCTCAAAACTCCCAAAGATTATCTTGGACCTTTGAAGAAGTTGATTCAAGACTCCAAACCATTATGGAAAACATCTTTGCTAATGTTGATGCAGCAGCTAAAGATTACGGATTTGAGAAAAACTATGTAGTTGGAGCTAACATTGCTGGATTCTTAAAAGTAGTTGACGCAATGAACGCTCAAGGAATCGTATAG
- a CDS encoding PaaI family thioesterase translates to MTTFESIDEAREFFNGDKFAAKLGIQLDELGDDYCICSVEIKDDFRNGFGAVMGGAIFTLGDFAFAVMSNQLHKLTVGLQVSINYLSGAKGEKLIAKATVRKDGRTTSVINVDITDDTGREIAQFVGTGYKM, encoded by the coding sequence TTGACAACATTTGAATCAATAGATGAAGCAAGAGAATTTTTCAATGGAGATAAATTTGCAGCAAAATTGGGGATTCAGTTAGATGAGCTTGGAGATGATTATTGCATTTGCAGTGTAGAGATCAAGGATGATTTCAGAAATGGTTTCGGTGCTGTAATGGGTGGAGCTATATTCACTCTTGGAGATTTTGCATTTGCTGTCATGTCCAATCAACTGCACAAGTTGACAGTAGGTCTTCAGGTAAGCATAAACTATTTAAGTGGAGCAAAAGGAGAAAAACTTATAGCAAAGGCTACAGTTCGTAAAGATGGGAGGACAACCTCTGTCATAAATGTTGACATTACAGATGACACTGGCAGGGAAATTGCCCAGTTTGTTGGAACAGGGTATAAAATGTAA